One window from the genome of Prinia subflava isolate CZ2003 ecotype Zambia chromosome 2, Cam_Psub_1.2, whole genome shotgun sequence encodes:
- the FBXO48 gene encoding F-box only protein 48 produces ASPSRAAAAPPPRSRRCPDSPRGQRTAGHGSGRAAAGPERCRRRPPAHREAAVTPRQPEAAGMDGAEGGRGGAGDFVSALPPEISARIFSGLDVESLCRASVTCKGWHRVIEGSERLWRHHCLAVRAVCQREIDCDRGSGYSWKITLLRNYWKSKVKQEWLSGKYSNIPSQFSLPEKSMYPMDADTWGEILEAELER; encoded by the exons GCTTCCCCgagccgggcggcggcggcgccgccccCGCGGTCCCGAAGGTGCCCAGATTCGCCCCGAGGGCAGCGAACGGCGGGACATGGcagcgggcgggcggcggccggcCCAGAGCGCtgccggcggcggccgcccgCGCACCGAGAGGCCGCGGTGACGCCTCGGCAGCCCGAGGCCGCGGGGATGGACGGCGCcgagggaggaagaggaggagcggGTGACTTCGTGTCTGCCCTTCCTCCCGAGATCAGCGCCCGCATTTTCAGCGGGCTGGACGTGGAGAGCTTGTGCCGCGCGTCCGTGACGTGCAAGGGCTGGCACCGCGTCATCGAGGGCAGCGAGCGGCTGTGGCGGCACCACTGCCTGGCCGTGCGCGCCGTCTGCCAGCGGGAGATCGACTGCGACCGCGGGAGCGGCTATTCCTGGAAG ATTACATTGTTGAGAAACTACTGGAAAAGCAAAGTGAAGCAAGAATGGCTGAGTGGGAAATACAGCAACATTCCCTCACAATTCAGCTTGCCAGAGAAAAGCATGTACCCAATGGACGCTGACACATGGGGAGAAATCTTGGAAGCAGAACTCGAGAGATGA
- the APLF gene encoding aprataxin and PNK-like factor isoform X3 produces MFYICSVRVAEIDFVLPEKSQEADAGEAPTAHAVEMSCIPLLMEPACSSSEAQGAAKMRNENAASRLLVPLSDDNEQSKSIQRKRVLPSWMLERDLLVQRVSRPVMTGGSRKKKGQGGGEGHSESLQSDVQQKKRSASEGTIEDFEGGEQDQGKRSCLSIPGPASQNTSGFPLETTMRDMEGSDKTGTKNPGSSLEKNDRQLHSKWSKRVGQVSSKDNRIEETENKEQITGSASQQAHGGRTSQCFGAQEGTLEPDAHLDFNTEISDSARSADASESSRQMQRKRTPCMYGSGCYRKNPVHFQQFSHPGDDDYGDVEVVAQGDNDSRPECPYGTACYRKNPQHKLEYKHSAPPGSLCPD; encoded by the exons ATGTTTTATATTTGTAGTGTGCGAGTAGCTgaaattgattttgttttgccAGAAAAAAGTCAGGAGGCTGATGCAGGAGAAGCACCAACTGCTCATGCTGTTGAGATGTCCTGTATCCCACTGTTGATGGAACCAGCGTGCTCCAGCTctgaggcacagggagctgcaaaaATGAGGAATGAGAATGCTGCCTCCAGGCTTTTG GTTCCTCTTTCTGATGATAATGAACAGTCAAAATCTATTCAGAGAAAGAGAGTGCTTCCATCTTGGATGCTGGAGAGAGATCTCCTGGTGCAGAGGGTTTCCAGGCCTGTCATGACAGGAG gtagtagaaagaaaaaaggccaaggagggggagaaggtCACAGTGAGTCATTACAATCAGAtgtacagcagaaaaaaagatcagCTTCTGAAGGAACTATAGAGGATTTTGAAGGTGGAGAGCAAGATCAAGGGAAAAGGAGCTGCCTTTCCATCCCTGGTCCTGCATCTCAG AATACATCTGGATTTCCTCTTGAGACTACCATGAGAGATATGGAAGGAAGTGACAAGACTGGAACAAAAAACCCTGGAAGTTCTCTGGAGAAAAATGATAGGCAGCTGCATAGCAAATGGTCCAAAAGAGTAGGTCAGGTCTCCAGTAAAGACAATAGAAttgaggaaacagaaaacaaagagcagaTTACTGGTTCTGCAAGCCAACAAGCACACGGGGGCAGGACTTCCCAATGCTTTGGTGCCCAGGAAGGGACTCTTGAGCCTGATGCACATCTGGACTTCAACACTGAGATTTCTGATTCAGCCAGAAGTGCAGATGCTTCAGAAAGCTCCAGACAGATGCAGCGTAAGAGGACACCTTGCATGTATGGAAGTGGCTGTTACAG GAAGAATCCCGTTCACTTCCAGCAGTTCAGCCATCCTGGTGATGATGACTATGGTGACGTGGAGGTGGTGGCTCAGGGTGACAATGACAGCCGGCCTGAGTGTCCCTACGGCACGGCTTGTTACAG gaAGAACCCCCAGCACAAGTTGGAATACAAGCACAGTGCACCTCCAG